The genomic DNA ACTCACAATCCCAGTAAATAGAATCGATACGATGCCAGATAGACTGAGACCTTCAGCAAGCATGTATCTAgcacaaagaaaacaaagttaacAAACTGCACAATTTCTAATTCTATGAGAGTGGAATATAGGAGACACATAGCTAATATAGAAGAGAAGACTTTTATTACGAGAAATATGGAAAAAGCACGAAGAGGCAGCATTCCAAGTTCTGCAGACTGAAAGAAGGAGCGAGCGAATcagaataaaatatttcatcgcTGACCAATAGaacccaaaataaataaatcttcaAACACAGACTACGGTCACTCACTTGTCAACATCCAGCCCTGCATACTTGAATAGGTGCTTTGCATTAAGGCTAACAAAACATCTATGTGTATGTAATGAAGTGAAATGTTTCAAAAAGAATCTAGAACCACAAAAAGGATATGAGAGCAGAGGTGAATCCAACTCCAACGCCTGCAGAAGCACACATTTGGCTTTTTAATAACCCGAAGGacaaatataagaatatatagtGACATAAGAAAATCTTGAGAAGCTTGAAATGTCAAATTCagtatgatatttttatgttatatttcttCCTTTAAACTTGCTCATAACGTCGAATTTTATTAGCAGCATTCTCAACCTCATACGCTACCATGCCATTTCAAGTTGAGAGAGCCCAACCATGCATGAATATAGGGACAGAGAAAAAGTAAGGCAGGTGATTAAAGCAAACCTGCAGACATTGAACCGACAAACGTTTCGAGAAACCTGACTATCACCATAAAGAAATTCTGTCCAGAGGAATGACTTCTCACCAAGGACATTGTCCTGCGTCCCAGTTTATAACCTTGTTAAAATACCTAACCATCTAATTATAGTGTTTCAAACCTTATTTTGAATTAGCTTATAAACCTGTACAGAGATATCGCCATCTGCAAAAAGcaacataagaaagaaaaaggccTGATGAGTAATGTGCCATTTTTCATCCTAGTATATACATACAGAAAGTAGAAATCACTTCTCAAAAACTACTTACAGCATCATTTAAAACTGATTCTCCAAACACCAGGGCATACAAATTTACATCTGAACCAAGTTCCTGACAAAAAATACAGTAGTAAGAAGCGGTCGAAAACTAGTACCATTCAGAAAATTGTAAATAAGCAGTGAAAATACCTGAAATATAGACAATACAGTGACAGGATCAGTGGCCGAGATAAGAGAGCCAAACATGAGACACTCGACCAATGGAAGTCTGTACATGAGAAACATCACACCGCCAAGGTACcttcaaagagaaaaagaaatatatgaataatgGAAAGAGTGCCTTTTTCTGTCAAGAAAAATGTTACAAACATAAGCCCTGCACAAGAACGAGATACTTACACTAGCAATCCAGTAACCATGGAAGCTACAAAAGTTCCAAGCACTGAAAAAGTGACAATGGCTCCAAAGTTTGAAAAGAAAGGTTTCTGCATAAAAAACCCAGCAACAACGTAAGCATCATCAAGAATACGAAAGCAAGGATGCAATATCTGATggttaaacaagaaaatcaataaaGACAGGAGAGGTCTCTGCACTTACAGGTTGCAGACTGAAGCCTGACTGAGTGCAAACAAGTACGTCaagaaaaaacaacatattttattgCCAAATTGACTCATTGAGAAGATTATGTAACACAGAGACGTAAGTGTAAACTAAACTAAAGGCAAGAACATTTGCAAATACAAAACTCGATAAAGGATATAATATGATGGGAGGCAGcagaaacagaaagaagaatTCATCGTGGAAATTGAACCATGTCCTGGAGAAAAACGCAAAATCGATTAGCATTCAAGAATAATAAATACTTATGTGAGTCATTTACACTCCTAGGTCAGTGGAGAAAGGACAATAAAAATAgcaatatgtatataaataataattgagaaaatactaaaaaaaaaaaaaaaattaattagttgaacGACGAACCTAATGCTAGTCTCCGTGTTCGAGATGTTCGCTAAACCACCAACGATCAGCCCTAAAATTCCACAagtaaatcaaaacaaaaacaatcgaTTGAACACGGGAAGGGCGATCGCAATACAaaggagtaagaagaagaagacgagagagagaaaacaaaccgATTAGAAGAGAAGCAGAAGCTTCAGGTAGATAATAGAACTTATGACGGCGAAGGACATGACCGAGTACAAAAGAGAGGACAAGCATCATGATCTGAAGCAAAATCCCGACTCCGGCGGCTTGCTGCTGCTTTTCTTGCCCTTGCGGGTCGTGAATCGCCGGCGAAATCTGCAGCTCCGACGACATTACGCCTCGACggaatttaacaaacaaaaaaaaaaccctagggTTTCTATCAGTGTCACTTCGTCTTGTTTGCTCTTCGTCTTTGTACACAGAGAGATTCACGAAAACGGAATTAATGAAACTTGTGAGATggacttgttcttcttcctttgtgcAGGACGCAATTTATAGGAATCTGCGTCCCCACTGCTGCTCTGACTTCTCAGGTGGCCTTCCGTTTTGGGCTTTCACTAGTatcaaaaacttttaatatatttttttatttggccCAACTACTCTGTTtagatttttcttgtttagtaATCACGATTTTTACCAAAGACGTGGGCTAATTGCGTGTAATATATGGTTTTGAATCCAGTGGTGGTGGTGACTCATCATGTTTACAAAACAGATCCCATTACACTTACACACACAAGGAAACAATATTAACTAGGCTGATGATATTGTGGAGCGTTGCTGATCGGACGAGATTGACAAAGCAACTTCACGAACAAGTCACCTTAACCAAGATGAAACCATCTTCAATAGTTCAATCATAGGGGGGATCAGGCAATCCTATATCTGACAAAATATCATTTAGATAGgactcttcttctgtttctggtGGGTAGTCATTGGGGCGTCTCAAATATTTGATCCTCTCCAAACACCGCTTCCCCAGATTCCCTGAAAGGTCAATGTGAAAACACTCGCGTAAATCTAGGCATTCCAGGTGAGGACAACCGTCAAGAATGGCTTTCAAGCCCATGTTAGATAGAGGGTGTCCGCAAAGCTCGAGGTGGCGTAGTCCGGGCATGCTGTCTGCAATTATCATGGCTATCG from Camelina sativa cultivar DH55 chromosome 7, Cs, whole genome shotgun sequence includes the following:
- the LOC104703321 gene encoding LOW QUALITY PROTEIN: sodium/hydrogen exchanger 6-like (The sequence of the model RefSeq protein was modified relative to this genomic sequence to represent the inferred CDS: substituted 2 bases at 2 genomic stop codons) — encoded protein: MSSELQISPAIHDPQGQEKQQQAAGVGILLQIMMLVLSFVLGHVLRRHKFYYLPEASASLLIGLIVGGLANISNTETSIRTWFNFHDEFFFLFLLPPIIFQSGFSLQPKPFFSNFGAIVTFSVLGTFVASMVTGLLVYLGGVMFLMYRLPLVECLMFGSLISATDPVTVLSIFQELGSDVNLYALVFGESVLNDAMAISLYRTMSLVRSHSSGQNFFMVIVRFLETFVGSMSAGVGVGFTSALLFKYAGLDVDNLQNLECCLFVLFPYFSYMLAEGLSLSGIVSILFTGIVMKHYTYSNLSANSQRFVSAFFHLISSLAETFVFIYMGFDIAMEKHSWSHLGFIFFSILFIVIARAANVFGCGYLVNLARPAHRKIPMTHQKALWYSGLRGAMAFALXGSIGQRXNILFXFARSFFQSAELGMLPLRVLLIGGSTGTMLEALEVVGDSHDTSLGDGFEVVNSRYMTSYDDEDTPSGSGFRTKLREFHKSAASFTELDKNYLTPFFTSNNGDYDDEDNIEQHHEERIPFTRRGNLNNRG